The nucleotide sequence CCAAGTCGGCAAACGTCGGCTGCTCCATGACCTATCTCCCTTCCACGCACCCCTTTCTTGCTATGATACTATGCCCAAGACTTGCTCAGAGAGTTCCTAGAATCTCCCGCACTTTAGATTCTTCGTCGCGGAGTTTATCCTGAGCCTGCCGAAGGGCTCCTCAGAATGACAGATTGGGAACCGCGTTGGGCGCGAGTGCGTACGACGCTTCACACATCTGCACGATGTGAGTCCAATCCTACTCATCCCGCTGAAGCCTGCCATCGTCTTGCTTGGCACTCTTGCATACCCACGCCGACTGGAATCTGTCGACTTGACTGCCAAGAAGCACGCTGCGGAGGAGTGCATTACTTCTGCGCAGGCGCTTCAAAAGGCACTACTTCTACTTCCTCAATTCCCTCGTCTGCCGTAAAGCGCCAGATGCCAATGTGACCCCGCTGCAAATCCCCGTTTTCGTCCCAGTCCAGCGTCGTTGCCGCGCCATCATAGTCGATGTCCCCGCCTTCCGCCAACACCTGCAGCCCGGCGGCAATACTCTCCACTCCGGCAGTCACAACCACACCCGGCCCGCTGCCGATGGCGCGCAACCGGTCGCGAATGGCGGCGCCATCCACGCTGCCGGCAGCCTGAGCCGCGAACGCCAGGGCAATGGTGGCGTCGTACGTCTCCTTAACGTAACCATATTCTGTCGCCGCCCCATACTCGGCGGCGTATGCCTCCTCCCACGCCGCCTTGGAGACGCTCGCGGGGTCGGACGTGCCTGCCGTGCCGTACATGCCGCCGAGGTGTTCGCCGCCGATCTCCTCCACCACTCTGGGGCTCTTCAGGGAGTCGCCGAAAGTGAACTGGTCGTAGAGGCCATGCGCGATTGCCTCCCGGACGATGATTATGCCCTCATCCCCAAAGGTGATGACGACGAGCGCCTGCGCGCCCGCCCTGGCGGTCCGACGCAGCGCGGGGAGAAAAGAAGCCTGGTTAGGGTCAACCGCAACTACCGTGGCCTCCCCCTCCCAGGCGGCGGCAAAAGCAGCCGCCAACCCCTGCCCCCAGGCGTCATCGCGGTAGATGACACCAACGTTGGTGAAGCCGCGTTCCCGCGTGACGCGTGCCAGCACGGGGCCTTGGGCCGTATCGGAAAGAGCCACGCGGAAGAGAAAATCGTTGTCCACCACCGACGTCACGAGAGGAGAGGTGGCAGAGGGGCTGATGAACGGAATGCCCACCGGTCCGGCAACGCTCTCCGCCACCGGGAGCGTGTTCGCGCTGGTGCCGGGGCCGACTATCGCGTGGACGCCCTCAACCTCCACCAAGCACCGCGCCTCCTTAACCGCGACTTCCGGATCGAGGGTGGAATCCGCAATCGCCACCTCCACCGGGCGGCCAAACACCCCACCGGCGGCGTTTATGTGCTTGATGGCTAATTCGAAAGACCGTCGCCGTACCAAGTCCCGGTCGGACACTCCTTCCCCGAGGCTCATCAGCAATCCGATCTTCAAAGGAGTAACAGCCTCCGCGTCTGCCGCGGATGGTGTCTGGGTACGAAGTTCCACCCTGCCGCACGCTGCGGCCCCAAGAAGCAACAGCAAGCAGAGCGCCGCGTACTACATGCACAAATCGCCTCAGGAGTAACACCAGCCTTCCTCTCTGTTGATTACGGCAGCGATCGACACTGATCTCCACTTTCTCTTGAATCGTAGCGCGGGGGCTTCTCCCCCGCCAGAGCAAAGAGAAACAGGCACGCAAAGGATTGACCTTACAAGAACGCAGAGCCTGCCCCGTACTCGATACGGGGTTGCAAACGTGTCCTGAGCCTGTCGAAGGGCGTGTCCTGAGCACTGCGGCAGGCTCAGCACAGGCTCTGTCGAAGGGCCTGCGCTACCGGGAATGTGAGGCGCGGTGTCTTTCGCCATCATGCTTTAATGCGACAACATTAGGGCTTGTCTCCCGCCTCTTGGCCGTCAAGGACGAACACCTGCATCGGCAGACTGCCCGGGTCAATTACTGCCTCGCTGCCAAGCGGTTCACCGATGGACTGTCTGCTGCTCTTATGCGTGCTGCAATCTCAAGCTTCAAGCATACCTGGACAGCTTATGCCTTTCCGCCATCAGTATGTACCGTCAACGCCTCGCTCACCTCCCACAGCCGCCGCGCTGACTCCACGTCGTGCGAAATCGGCGACGACTCCACCGCTTCGCGTCGTTCGAAATAGCGTCCGCTTACATCGGCAACATCAGGAGAAGCAGCCAAATAGATTGCCGTGTCCGCTCCCTGGGCGGGAGTGAGCAGCAAGGGACGCGCCAGCTTGACCGCAAAACCGAGCAACGGCGGCAAGTGGCGGAAGAGAGCGGTCGAAACTACACCCGGATGGAGGCAGTTGGCGGTCACGCCGGTTCCCTCCAAACGCCGCGCCAATTCGTACGTGAAGTAGACGTTTGCGAGCTTCGATTGGCTGTACACGTCAAAAGGCACGTAGCGCTGCTCG is from Chloroflexota bacterium and encodes:
- a CDS encoding ABC transporter substrate-binding protein — its product is MELRTQTPSAADAEAVTPLKIGLLMSLGEGVSDRDLVRRRSFELAIKHINAAGGVFGRPVEVAIADSTLDPEVAVKEARCLVEVEGVHAIVGPGTSANTLPVAESVAGPVGIPFISPSATSPLVTSVVDNDFLFRVALSDTAQGPVLARVTRERGFTNVGVIYRDDAWGQGLAAAFAAAWEGEATVVAVDPNQASFLPALRRTARAGAQALVVITFGDEGIIIVREAIAHGLYDQFTFGDSLKSPRVVEEIGGEHLGGMYGTAGTSDPASVSKAAWEEAYAAEYGAATEYGYVKETYDATIALAFAAQAAGSVDGAAIRDRLRAIGSGPGVVVTAGVESIAAGLQVLAEGGDIDYDGAATTLDWDENGDLQRGHIGIWRFTADEGIEEVEVVPFEAPAQK